In a single window of the Geotrypetes seraphini chromosome 11, aGeoSer1.1, whole genome shotgun sequence genome:
- the LOC117368978 gene encoding interleukin-17B-like isoform X2, translating into MLIKVEMIIWVAVTVTCHLCLGRHTPCRDPSEEDLEAQIGHRVPAYHLLIEKENITPDRELKKCPNALNQTSDLIQDTSISPWSFRVNEDPERYPRKIIEAYCLCKGCFTAPTEQDKSLISEPFLMSVPVLQKTRRCVKGHYKYRLRYVKIAQFCNCHLL; encoded by the exons atgctgaTCAAG GTGGAGATGATTATTTGGGTCGCCGTAACAGTGACCTGTCACTTGTGCTTGGGGAGACACACCCCTTGCCGGGATCCCTCCGAGGAGGATTTGGAAGCACAGATTGGCCATAGGGTTCCTGCCTATCATTTACTGAttgaaaaagagaacatcaccCCTGACAGGGAGCTGAAAAAATGCCCCAATGCTCTCAATCAGACTTCGGACCTCATTCAAGACACCAGCATTTCACCCTGGTCATTCAG GGTAAATGAGGATCCAGAGAGGTATCCACGGAAAATCATTGAAGCCTATTGCCTTTGCAAGGGTTGTTTCACCGCTCCAACTGAACAGGATAAGTCTTTGATCAGTGAACCTTTTCTCATGAGTGTTCCAGTGTTGCAGAAAACCAGAAGGTGTGTGAAAGGACACTATAAATACAGACTTCGATATGTGAAGATTGCTCAGTTTTGTAACTGCCACTTACTCTGA
- the LOC117368978 gene encoding interleukin-17B-like isoform X1 → MLIKSFCSQVEMIIWVAVTVTCHLCLGRHTPCRDPSEEDLEAQIGHRVPAYHLLIEKENITPDRELKKCPNALNQTSDLIQDTSISPWSFRVNEDPERYPRKIIEAYCLCKGCFTAPTEQDKSLISEPFLMSVPVLQKTRRCVKGHYKYRLRYVKIAQFCNCHLL, encoded by the exons atgctgaTCAAG TCTTTCTGCTCACAGGTGGAGATGATTATTTGGGTCGCCGTAACAGTGACCTGTCACTTGTGCTTGGGGAGACACACCCCTTGCCGGGATCCCTCCGAGGAGGATTTGGAAGCACAGATTGGCCATAGGGTTCCTGCCTATCATTTACTGAttgaaaaagagaacatcaccCCTGACAGGGAGCTGAAAAAATGCCCCAATGCTCTCAATCAGACTTCGGACCTCATTCAAGACACCAGCATTTCACCCTGGTCATTCAG GGTAAATGAGGATCCAGAGAGGTATCCACGGAAAATCATTGAAGCCTATTGCCTTTGCAAGGGTTGTTTCACCGCTCCAACTGAACAGGATAAGTCTTTGATCAGTGAACCTTTTCTCATGAGTGTTCCAGTGTTGCAGAAAACCAGAAGGTGTGTGAAAGGACACTATAAATACAGACTTCGATATGTGAAGATTGCTCAGTTTTGTAACTGCCACTTACTCTGA
- the CBFA2T2 gene encoding protein CBFA2T2, whose amino-acid sequence MPGSPVEVKIHSRSSPPTMPPLPPVNPSGPRPVSFPPTALSNGMNHSPPTLNGAPSPPQRFSNGPSSSSSSSLTNQQLPATCGARQLSKLKRFLTTLQQFGNDISPEIGEKVRTLVLALVNSTVTIEEFHCKLQEATNFPLRPFVIPFLKANLPLLQRELLHCARAAKQTPSQYLAQHEHLLLNTTTASPADSSELLMDVNGNAKRHSPDRREENSFERDPVQSEPPAKRVCTISPAPRHSPALTLPLQFHPTPPPLQHYSLEDIPAPQLYRDPTKVLEHREPRDRHHNQGGLNGGYRDELVDHRLTEKEWAEEWKHLDHVLNCIMEMVEKTRRSVAVLRRCQETDREELHYWKRRCSESTESRKGGGDFLSRQHSPGSSDSMSSDSQREFSSRTGTGYVTEEIWKKAEEAVNEVKRQAMSEVQKAVAEAEHKAFEMIASERARMEQTIADAKRQATEDAFLVINEQEESTESCWNCGRKASETCSGCNIARYCGSFCQHKDWERHHRICGQGLQSQAKSLPAVTGRSATTKSLEAIPSPALDKTSTATSRSSTPASLTAVDSNGQ is encoded by the exons ATGCCAGGATCTCCTGTGGAAGTGAAAATACACTCCAGATCTTCACCTCCAACCATGCCGCCTTTGCCACCCGTCAATCCAAGTGGGCCACGGCCTGTCTCCTTCCCACCGACAGCAT TATCCAATGGGATGAACCATTCTCCTCCCACTTTGAATGgggccccctccccaccccagagGTTCAGCAACGGCCCTTCTTCTTCATCTTCCTCCTCGCTCACCAATCAACAGCTGCCAGCCACCTGCGGGGCTCGACAACTCAGCAAGCTCAAACGCTTCCTCACTACACTGCAGCAGTTTGGTAATGATATCTCTCCAGAGATCGGCGAGAAGGTTCGGACACTGGTCCTTGCATTGGTG AATTCAACTGTGACCATTGAGGAATTCCACTGCAAGCTGCAAGAGGCCACGAACTTTCCTCTGCGTCCATTCGTCATTCCATTCCTAAAG GCCAACCTTCCACTGCTTCAGCGGGAACTGCTCCACTGTGCTCGAGCGGCCAAGCAGACCCCATCGCAGTATCTGGCCCAACATGAGCACCTGCTGCTCAACACGACCACGGCCTCCCCAGCGGACTCCTCCGAGCTGCTGATGGACGTAAACGGCAATGCAAAGAGGCACAGTCCCGACAG GAGAGAGGAAAACAGCTTTGAGCGAGACCCAGTGCAGTCTGAGCCGCCTGCCAAGAGGGTATGCACAATTAGCCCAGCGCCACGGCACAGCCCCGCTTTGACCCTGCCACTGCAGTTCCACCCAACGCCGCCTCCCCTGCAGCACTACAGCCTGGAGGACATTCCAGCCCCGCAGTTGTACCGAGATCCCACCAAAGTGCTGGAGCACCGAGAGCCCAGAGACCGTCATCACAACCAGG GTGGGTTAAATGGAGGCTATCGGGATGAACTGGTGGATCATAGATTGACTGAGAAGGAGTGGGCAGAAGAATGGAAGCATCTGGATCAC GTGCTAAACTGCATCATGGAGATGGTGGAGAAGACCAGGCGCTCCGTGGCGGTGCTGCGTCGCTGTCAGGAGACAGATCGTGAAGAGCTTCACTACTGGAAGAGACGTTGTAGCGAGAGCACCGAGAGCAGGAAGGGGGGCGGCGACTTCCTCTCCAGGCAGCACAGCCCCGGCAGTTCAGACTCGATGAGCAGCG ATTCACAGCGGGAATTCAGCAGCCGTACAGGAACAGGCTATGTGACGGAAGAAATCTGGAAGAAAGCTG AAGAAGCTGTGAATGAAGTGAAGCGACAGGCCATGTCGGAAGTTCAGAAGGCTGTGGCGGAAGCAGAGCACAAGGCGTTTGAAATGATTGCATCGGAGAGGGCCAGGATGGAGCAAACCATAGCGGATGCAAAGCGACAAGCCACTGAGGATGCGTTCCTGGTCATTAACGAGCAGGAGGAGTCCACAGAG AGCTGTTGGAATTGCGGACGGAAAGCCAGCGAGACCTGCAGCGGTTGTAATATTGCCCGATACTGTGGCTCTTTCTGCCAGCACAAAGACTGGGAGAGACACCATCGAATCTGTGGGCAAGGACTTCAGAGCCAGGCCAAATCACTGCCCGCAGTCACCGGCAGATCAGCGACAACCAAATCATTAGAAGCAATCCCAAGCCCGGCCCTGGACAAAACGTCCACAGCCACTTCCCGGTCATCGACTCCAGCTTCTCTGACAGCTGTGGACAGCAATGGACAGTAA